The following are encoded together in the Ovis aries strain OAR_USU_Benz2616 breed Rambouillet chromosome 15, ARS-UI_Ramb_v3.0, whole genome shotgun sequence genome:
- the NLRX1 gene encoding NLR family member X1 isoform X1, with the protein MRWGCHLPRASWSPGLGRVLQPADERIPFLIHWSWPLKGERPLGSPRAFIRHNGSSVGNGPSCGRHGQLFRGIAASEALQRHRHNLAEWFSRLPREERQFGPTFALDTVHVDPVIRESTPDELLRPLAELALERQPPSAGLPPLALSQLFDPDACGRRVQTVVLYGTVGTGKSTLVRKMVLDWCYGRLPAFELLIPFSCEDLSSLGPAPASLCQLVAQRYTALKEVLPLMAAAGSRLLFVLHGLEHLNLNFSLASTGLCSDPEKPEAPAAIITNLLRKYMLPEASILVTTRSSAIGRIPSKYVGRYGEICGFSDTNLQKLYFQLRFNQPDCGPGAGGVSVTPAQRDHLVQMLTRNLEGHHQIAAACFLPSYCWLVCATLHFLHAPTPAGQTLTSIYTSFLRLNFSGEMLDSTDPSKLSLMAYAARTMGKLAYEGVSSRKTYFSEEDVRGCLEAGVQTEEEFQLLRVFRRDALRFFLAPCVEPGHAGTFVFTVPAMQEYLAALYIVLGLRKTTLQRVGKEVAELVGRVGEDVSLVLGIMAKLLPLRALPLLFNLLKVVPRVFGRVVGKSREAVAQAMVLEMFREEDYYNDDVLDQIGASILGVEGPRRHPDEPPDDEVFELFPMFMGGLLSAHNRAVLAQLGCPIKTLDALENAQAIKKKLGKLGRQVLPPSELLDHLFFHYEFQNQRFSAEVLGSLRQLNLAGVRMTPLKCTVVAAVLGSGRHALDEVNLASCQLDPAGLRTLTPVFLRARKLGLQLNSLGPEACRDLRDLLLHDQCQVTTLRLSNNPLMAAGVALLLEGLAGNTSLKHLSLLHTGLGDEGLELLAAQLDRNQQLQELNVAYNGAGDTAALALAKAAWKHPSLELLHLYFNELSSECRQALRDLGSTAEGGARVVVSLTEGTAVSEYWSVILGEVQRNLNSWDRSRVRRHLELLLRDLEDNRGATLNPWRKAQLLRVEGEVRALLEQLGGPGS; encoded by the exons ATGAGGTGGGGCTGCCATTTGCCCAGGGCCTCTTGGAGCCCTGGTCTAGGAAGAGTACTCCAGCCAGCAG ACGAACGTATCCCCTTCTTGATTCACTGGAGTTGGCCTCTTAAAGGGGAGCGCCCTCTTGGGTCCCCGAG GGCCTTTATACGCCACAACGGAAGCTCAGTGGGCAATGGTCCTTCATGCGGGAGGCATGGACAGTTGTTCCGGGGCATTGCTGCATCTG AAGCTCTCCAGCGGCACCGCCATAATCTGGCCGAGTGGTTCAGTCGGCTGCCCAGGGAAGAGCGCCAGTTTGGCCCGACCTTTGCACTAGACACAGTCCATGTAGACCCTGTGATCCGTGAGAGCACCCCTGATGAGCTGCTGCGCCCACTGGCTGAACTGGCCCTGGAGCGTCAGCCACCCTCTGCTGGGCTCCCCCCACTAGCCCTGTCTCAGCTCTTTGACCCAGATGCCTGTGGGCGCCGGGTGCAGACGGTGGTGCTTTACGGGACCGTGGGCACAGGCAAGAGCACGCTGGTGCGCAAGATGGTCTTGGACTGGTGTTATGGACGGCTGCCAGCCTTCGAGCtgctcatccccttctcctgtgaGGACCTGTCATCCCTGGGCCCTGCTCCTGCCTCCTTGTGCCAACTTGTAGCCCAGCGCTACACTGCCCTGAAGGAGGTTCTGCCTCTGATGGCTGCTGCCGGCTCCCGCCTGCTGTTTGTGCTCCACGGCTTGGAGCATCTCAACCTCAATTTCTCATTAGCCAGCACAGGGCTTTGCAGTGACCCTGAGAAGCCAGAGGCGCCAGCTGCCATCATCACCAACCTGCTGCGCAAATACATGTTGCCTGAG GCCAGCATTCTGGTGACCACCCGGTCCTCTGCCATCGGCCGCATCCCTAGCAAGTACGTGGGCCGCTATGGCGAGATCTGTGGCTTCTCCGATACCAACCTCCAGAAGCTCTACTTCCAGCTCCGCTTCAACCAGCCAGACTGTGGGCCCGGAGCCGGGGGTGTGTCGGTCACGCCGGCTCAGCGCGACCACCTGGTGCAGATGCTGACCCGGAACCTGGAAGGGCACCATCAGATCGCCGCTgcctgcttcctgccctcctaCTGCTGGCTCGTCTGTGCCACCCTGCACTTCCTGCATGCTCCCACGCCAGCCGGCCAGACCCTCACGAGCATCTACACCAGCTTCCTGCGTCTTAACTTCAGTGGGGAGATGCTGGACAGCACTGACCCCTCCAAGTTGTCCCTGATGGCCTATGCGGCCCGAACTATGGGCAAGCTGGCCTATGAGGGTGTGTCCTCCCGCAAGACCTACTTCTCTGAAGAGGACGTGCGCGGCTGCCTGGAAGCCGGCGTCCAGACAGAAGAGGAGTTTCAGCTGCTGCGCGTTTTCCGCCGAGACGCCCTGCGGTTTTTTCTGGCCCCATGTGTGGAGCCAGGACACGCGGGTACCTTCGTGTTCACCGTGCCCGCCATGCAGGAATACCTGGCTGCCCTCTACATCGTGCTGGGTTTGCGGAAGACGACTCTACAGCGGGTGGGCAAGGAAGTGGCTGAGCTCGTGGGCCGTGTCGGGGAGGATGTCAGCCTGGTCCTGGGCATCATGGCCAAGCTGCTGCCCTTGCGGGCCCTGCCGCTGCTCTTCAACCTGCTCAAG GTGGTTCCACGAGTGTTTGGGCGTGTGGTGGGTAAGAGCCGCGAGGCAGTGGCCCAGGCCATGGTGCTGGAGATGTTCCGAGAGGAGGACTACTACAACGACGATGTCCTGGACCAGATAGGTGCTAGTATCCTGGGCGTCGAAGGTCCGCGGCGCCACCCAGACGAGCCTCCAGACGATGAAGTCTTTGAGCTTTTTCCCATGTTCATGGGCGGGCTTCTGTCTGCCCACAACCGGGCAGTGCTGGCTCAGCTTGGCTGCCCCATCAAGACTCTGGATGCCCTGGAGAACGCCCAGGCCATCAAGAAGAAGCTGGGCAAGCTGGGCCGGCAGGTGCTGCCCCCCTCGGAGCTCCTGGACCACCTCTTCTTCCACTATGAGTTCCAGAATCAGCGCTTCTCTGCCGAGGTGCTTGGCTCTCTGCGCCAGCTCAACCTGGCAGGCGTGCGCATGACGCCCCTCAAGTGCACGGTGGTGGCAGCTGTCCTGGGCAGTGGAAGGCATGCCCTGGATGAGGTGAACTTGGCCTCCTGCCAGCTGGATCCTGCTGGGTTGCGCACGCTCACGCCTGTCTTCTTGCGTGCCCGGAAGCTGGG GTTGCAACTCAACAGCCTGGGCCCCGAGGCCTGCAGGGACCTCCGCGACCTGCTGCTACATGACCAGTGCCAAGTGACCACCCTGCG GCTGTCCAACAACCCGCTGATGGCGGCGGGTGTGGCTCTGCTGCTGGAGGGGCTGGCAGGAAATACCTCCCTGAAACACCTCTCTCTACTGCACACGGGCCTTGGGGATGAGGGCCTGGAGCTGCTGGCTGCCCAGCTGGACCGAAACCAACAACTCCAGGAGCTGAACGTGGCCTACAACGGCGCTGGTGACACGGCGGCCCTGGCCTTAGCCAAGGCTGCCTGGAAGCACCCTTCCTTGGAGCTGCTGCA TCTCTACTTCAATGAGCTGAGCTCAGAGTGCCGCCAGGCCCTGCGGGACTTGGGGAGCACTGCAGAGGGCGGTGCCCGGGTCGTGGTGTCGCTGACGGAGGGGACAGCAGTGTCCGAGTACTGGTCGGTGATCCTGGGTGAAGTCCAGCGGAACCTCAACAGCTGGGATCGCAGCCGGGTCCGGCGCCACCTGGAGCTGCTGCTGAGGGATCTGGAAGACAACCGGGGAGCCACCCTTAATCCCTGGCGTAAGGCCCAGCTGCTGCGGGTGGAGGGCGAGGTCAGGGCCCTCCTGGAGCAGCTGGGCGGCCCTGGAAGCTGA
- the NLRX1 gene encoding NLR family member X1 isoform X2 codes for MRWGCHLPRASWSPGLGRVLQPAEALQRHRHNLAEWFSRLPREERQFGPTFALDTVHVDPVIRESTPDELLRPLAELALERQPPSAGLPPLALSQLFDPDACGRRVQTVVLYGTVGTGKSTLVRKMVLDWCYGRLPAFELLIPFSCEDLSSLGPAPASLCQLVAQRYTALKEVLPLMAAAGSRLLFVLHGLEHLNLNFSLASTGLCSDPEKPEAPAAIITNLLRKYMLPEASILVTTRSSAIGRIPSKYVGRYGEICGFSDTNLQKLYFQLRFNQPDCGPGAGGVSVTPAQRDHLVQMLTRNLEGHHQIAAACFLPSYCWLVCATLHFLHAPTPAGQTLTSIYTSFLRLNFSGEMLDSTDPSKLSLMAYAARTMGKLAYEGVSSRKTYFSEEDVRGCLEAGVQTEEEFQLLRVFRRDALRFFLAPCVEPGHAGTFVFTVPAMQEYLAALYIVLGLRKTTLQRVGKEVAELVGRVGEDVSLVLGIMAKLLPLRALPLLFNLLKVVPRVFGRVVGKSREAVAQAMVLEMFREEDYYNDDVLDQIGASILGVEGPRRHPDEPPDDEVFELFPMFMGGLLSAHNRAVLAQLGCPIKTLDALENAQAIKKKLGKLGRQVLPPSELLDHLFFHYEFQNQRFSAEVLGSLRQLNLAGVRMTPLKCTVVAAVLGSGRHALDEVNLASCQLDPAGLRTLTPVFLRARKLGLQLNSLGPEACRDLRDLLLHDQCQVTTLRLSNNPLMAAGVALLLEGLAGNTSLKHLSLLHTGLGDEGLELLAAQLDRNQQLQELNVAYNGAGDTAALALAKAAWKHPSLELLHLYFNELSSECRQALRDLGSTAEGGARVVVSLTEGTAVSEYWSVILGEVQRNLNSWDRSRVRRHLELLLRDLEDNRGATLNPWRKAQLLRVEGEVRALLEQLGGPGS; via the exons ATGAGGTGGGGCTGCCATTTGCCCAGGGCCTCTTGGAGCCCTGGTCTAGGAAGAGTACTCCAGCCAGCAG AAGCTCTCCAGCGGCACCGCCATAATCTGGCCGAGTGGTTCAGTCGGCTGCCCAGGGAAGAGCGCCAGTTTGGCCCGACCTTTGCACTAGACACAGTCCATGTAGACCCTGTGATCCGTGAGAGCACCCCTGATGAGCTGCTGCGCCCACTGGCTGAACTGGCCCTGGAGCGTCAGCCACCCTCTGCTGGGCTCCCCCCACTAGCCCTGTCTCAGCTCTTTGACCCAGATGCCTGTGGGCGCCGGGTGCAGACGGTGGTGCTTTACGGGACCGTGGGCACAGGCAAGAGCACGCTGGTGCGCAAGATGGTCTTGGACTGGTGTTATGGACGGCTGCCAGCCTTCGAGCtgctcatccccttctcctgtgaGGACCTGTCATCCCTGGGCCCTGCTCCTGCCTCCTTGTGCCAACTTGTAGCCCAGCGCTACACTGCCCTGAAGGAGGTTCTGCCTCTGATGGCTGCTGCCGGCTCCCGCCTGCTGTTTGTGCTCCACGGCTTGGAGCATCTCAACCTCAATTTCTCATTAGCCAGCACAGGGCTTTGCAGTGACCCTGAGAAGCCAGAGGCGCCAGCTGCCATCATCACCAACCTGCTGCGCAAATACATGTTGCCTGAG GCCAGCATTCTGGTGACCACCCGGTCCTCTGCCATCGGCCGCATCCCTAGCAAGTACGTGGGCCGCTATGGCGAGATCTGTGGCTTCTCCGATACCAACCTCCAGAAGCTCTACTTCCAGCTCCGCTTCAACCAGCCAGACTGTGGGCCCGGAGCCGGGGGTGTGTCGGTCACGCCGGCTCAGCGCGACCACCTGGTGCAGATGCTGACCCGGAACCTGGAAGGGCACCATCAGATCGCCGCTgcctgcttcctgccctcctaCTGCTGGCTCGTCTGTGCCACCCTGCACTTCCTGCATGCTCCCACGCCAGCCGGCCAGACCCTCACGAGCATCTACACCAGCTTCCTGCGTCTTAACTTCAGTGGGGAGATGCTGGACAGCACTGACCCCTCCAAGTTGTCCCTGATGGCCTATGCGGCCCGAACTATGGGCAAGCTGGCCTATGAGGGTGTGTCCTCCCGCAAGACCTACTTCTCTGAAGAGGACGTGCGCGGCTGCCTGGAAGCCGGCGTCCAGACAGAAGAGGAGTTTCAGCTGCTGCGCGTTTTCCGCCGAGACGCCCTGCGGTTTTTTCTGGCCCCATGTGTGGAGCCAGGACACGCGGGTACCTTCGTGTTCACCGTGCCCGCCATGCAGGAATACCTGGCTGCCCTCTACATCGTGCTGGGTTTGCGGAAGACGACTCTACAGCGGGTGGGCAAGGAAGTGGCTGAGCTCGTGGGCCGTGTCGGGGAGGATGTCAGCCTGGTCCTGGGCATCATGGCCAAGCTGCTGCCCTTGCGGGCCCTGCCGCTGCTCTTCAACCTGCTCAAG GTGGTTCCACGAGTGTTTGGGCGTGTGGTGGGTAAGAGCCGCGAGGCAGTGGCCCAGGCCATGGTGCTGGAGATGTTCCGAGAGGAGGACTACTACAACGACGATGTCCTGGACCAGATAGGTGCTAGTATCCTGGGCGTCGAAGGTCCGCGGCGCCACCCAGACGAGCCTCCAGACGATGAAGTCTTTGAGCTTTTTCCCATGTTCATGGGCGGGCTTCTGTCTGCCCACAACCGGGCAGTGCTGGCTCAGCTTGGCTGCCCCATCAAGACTCTGGATGCCCTGGAGAACGCCCAGGCCATCAAGAAGAAGCTGGGCAAGCTGGGCCGGCAGGTGCTGCCCCCCTCGGAGCTCCTGGACCACCTCTTCTTCCACTATGAGTTCCAGAATCAGCGCTTCTCTGCCGAGGTGCTTGGCTCTCTGCGCCAGCTCAACCTGGCAGGCGTGCGCATGACGCCCCTCAAGTGCACGGTGGTGGCAGCTGTCCTGGGCAGTGGAAGGCATGCCCTGGATGAGGTGAACTTGGCCTCCTGCCAGCTGGATCCTGCTGGGTTGCGCACGCTCACGCCTGTCTTCTTGCGTGCCCGGAAGCTGGG GTTGCAACTCAACAGCCTGGGCCCCGAGGCCTGCAGGGACCTCCGCGACCTGCTGCTACATGACCAGTGCCAAGTGACCACCCTGCG GCTGTCCAACAACCCGCTGATGGCGGCGGGTGTGGCTCTGCTGCTGGAGGGGCTGGCAGGAAATACCTCCCTGAAACACCTCTCTCTACTGCACACGGGCCTTGGGGATGAGGGCCTGGAGCTGCTGGCTGCCCAGCTGGACCGAAACCAACAACTCCAGGAGCTGAACGTGGCCTACAACGGCGCTGGTGACACGGCGGCCCTGGCCTTAGCCAAGGCTGCCTGGAAGCACCCTTCCTTGGAGCTGCTGCA TCTCTACTTCAATGAGCTGAGCTCAGAGTGCCGCCAGGCCCTGCGGGACTTGGGGAGCACTGCAGAGGGCGGTGCCCGGGTCGTGGTGTCGCTGACGGAGGGGACAGCAGTGTCCGAGTACTGGTCGGTGATCCTGGGTGAAGTCCAGCGGAACCTCAACAGCTGGGATCGCAGCCGGGTCCGGCGCCACCTGGAGCTGCTGCTGAGGGATCTGGAAGACAACCGGGGAGCCACCCTTAATCCCTGGCGTAAGGCCCAGCTGCTGCGGGTGGAGGGCGAGGTCAGGGCCCTCCTGGAGCAGCTGGGCGGCCCTGGAAGCTGA
- the NHERF4 gene encoding Na(+)/H(+) exchange regulatory cofactor NHE-RF4, whose product MEAAADLQDTASLALKFEFNPKLGIDNPVLSLAEDYDPSDLWSLERPRFYLLNKEEGRTFGFHLQQQPGRAGHVVCRVEPGSSAQRQGLREGDWILGVNNHVVEHEDYLMVIRRIRASGPRVLLTVLAQHVHEVARAQRGNNATHLCPPLGQRVRPRLCHVVKDEGGFGFSVTQGHRGPFWLVLSSGGAAERAGVPPGARLLEVNGVSVEKLTHNQLSRKLWQSGKQVTLLVAGPEVEEQCRQLGMPLAAPLAEGWALPTKPRCLHLEKGPQGFGFVLREEKGLDGRLGQFLWEVDPGLPAEKAGMQAGDRLVAVAGESVEGLGHEETVSKIRAQGSRVSLIVVDPKADRFFSMVRLSPLLFLESTEAPDSPRGSGSVSAVETNSPLVDTTVAPVPCSFRQCFLYPGPGGGYGFRLSRVASRPGLFISQVTLGGSAAQAGLQTGDVILEVNGYPMGGENDQERLQQLAEAKPPLCLKLAARSQQGLEAWIPPGSREDGVLASDLL is encoded by the exons ATGGAGGCAGCTGCAG ATCTTCAGGACACAGCCTCCTTGGCCCT GAAGTTTGAGTTTAACCCAAAGCTGGGCATTGATAATCCTGTCCTCTCCCTGGCTGAAGACTACGACCCTTCTG ATCTCTGGAGCCTGGAACGGCCTCGCTTCTACCTGCTGAATAAAGAGGAGGGCAGGACTTTTGGCTTCCACCTGCAGCAGCAaccaggcagggctgggcatGTGGTGTGCAGGGTGGAGCCAGGCTCTTCCGCCCAGCGCCAGGGTCTTCGAGAAGGAGACTGGATCCTGGGGGTGAACAACCACGTCGTGGAACATGAAGATTATTTGATG GTGATACGCCGGATCCGGGCCAGCGGGCCTCGGGTGTTGCTGACAGTTTTGGCGCAGCATGTGCACGAGGTGGCCCGAGCTCAGCGGGGGAACAACGCCACCCACCTTTGTCCCCCTCTCGGCCAGAGGGTCCGGCCTCGACTGTGCCACGTAGTGAAAGACGAGGGCGGCTTTGGCTTCAGTGTCACCCAAG GACATCGGGGTCCTTTCTGGTTAGTGCTGAGCTCTGGAGGAGCAGCTGAGCGGGCAGGAGTGCCCCCTGGGGCCCGGCTGCTAGAAGTGAATGGGGTCAGTGTGGAAAAGCTCACACATAACCAACTCAGCAGGAAG CTTTGGCAGAGTGGCAAGCAGGTGACCCTGCTGGTGGCAGGGCCAGAGGTGGAGGAACAGTGTCGCCAGCTGGGAATGCCCCTGGCTGCTCCTCTGGCAGAGGGGTGGGCACTGCCCACCAAGCCCCGCTGTCTGCATCTCGAGAAAGGGCCCCAGGGCTTCGGGTTCGTGCTCCGGGAGGAGAAGGGCCTTGACGGTCGCCTCG GTCAGTTCCTTTGGGAGGTGGACCCAGGACTGCCAGCGGAGAAGGCCGGGATGCAGGCTGGGGACCGGCTGGTGGCTGTGGCTGGGGAGAGCGTGGAGGGGCTGGGCCACGAGGAGACAGTGTCCAAGATCCGGGCGCAGGGCTCCCGAGTCTCCCTCATTGTCGTCGACCCCAAGGCTGACCGCTTCTTCAGTATG GTTCGCTTGTCTCCGCTCCTCTTCTTGGAGAGCACAGAGGCTCCTGACTCTCCCCGGGGTAGTGGCTCAGTCTCTGCTGTTGAGACCAACAGCCCACTTGTCGACACAACAGTGGCTCCTGTCCCGTGCAGCTTCCGCCAGTGCTTCCTGTACCCTGGGCCTGGCGGTGGCTATGGCTTCCGACTCAGCCGTGTGGCCAGCAGGCCTGGTCTCTTCATCTCCCAG GTGACCCTAGGAGGCTCCGCTGCCCAGGCAGGGCTGCAAACAGGAGACGTGATTCTGGAGGTGAATGGGTATCCCATGGGTGGAGAGAATGACCAGGAAAGACTTCAGCAGCTGGCTGAGGCGAAGCCACCCCTATGCCTGAAGTTGGCGGCCAGATCTCAGCAGGGCTTGGAAGCCTGGATTCCCCCAGGGTCCAGAGAG GATGGGGTTCTGGCCTCAGATCTGCTGTAG